In Rhizorhabdus phycosphaerae, the genomic stretch GGCATTGGTGAAGCGCGTGACCACGACACCGGCGACGAGATCCGGATTATTCGCCTGGAAATTCTTATACTTGGCGTAGAAGCCGGCGATGTTCAGGGTCATGCGACCGTTGAACAGCGTGTTCTTCAGGCCCGCCTCGAACGCGTCCGAGGTTTCCGGCGCGATCGAATTGGTACCGGTCGCGGTCAGGTTGAAGAAGACGTTGTACGCGGGGCCCTTATAGCCGCGCGTGTAGCTGCCATAAGCCATGATGCGGCGGCTGATGTCGTACTGGACCGAGGCCTTACCCGACAGATCGTCATTGTCGGTCTTGGCGCGGAAGACGGTCGCGGGCTGGCCGGTGCCGGTCGCCGTGGTCGGAAAGCTCGGCTGGATGCCGGGGCCTGCCAAGGTCGTGTTGCGGCTGTGGAAGACCTTCAGCTTGTCATAGCTGTAACGGAGGCCACCGACGAGGCGCAGATCCTCGCTGATGTTCCACGTCGCCTGACCGAAGGCGGCATAGTTGAGGAAGGTCGACCCGAAGTCGGCCACGCCGGTCGGGAAGGTCGACGGATTGGCGTTCGCGCTGCCGCAGGGGATCAGCACGTTGGTCGGAGCGCCGGCGGCTGCGGTGCAGACGATGTCGTCGCGACGGAAGATACGGCGCGACTTGGCGTTCGAATAGAAGGTGCCGAGCACATAGCTGACCGTCTGGTCGGTCGGCGAGGCGAGGCGGAACTCCTGCGTGAAGGTGTGGCTCGTCTGCGGGCCCGAATCATGCAGCTGGTTGAAGCCGACATAGGCGCGGTCGAGCCAGTCGCCGTCGCGGATCTCGGTATTGTCCCAGCTGCGATAGGCGGTGATGCTGGTCAGCGTGTGGGTGCCCACTTCAAGGTCGACCTGACCCGAAACGCCCCAGCCCTCTTCCTTCGTCGAGGTCACGAGGTCCTGACGGATCTCGCGGGTGTTGGCACCGCGCGGGGTCGGCAGCGCGTTGAAGGCGAGGCTGGTGCTCGGAGCACCGGCGCCGGTCAGCGGGCCGGTGCCGATCACTTCGGCGCAGCAATCGTCGTCATTCTTGTAATAGTCGGCGGCGATGTAGATGCGCAGCGCGTCGGACGGATTGTACAGGACCTGGCCGCGTACACCGCGATGCTTGTAGCCGTTGACGTGATTGCCGGTCGTCAGGTTGCGGATGTTGCCATCATATTCGCCGTAGAAGCCGGTGAAGCGCGCGGCGAGATCCTCGCCCAGCGGCACGTTGACCGAGCCCTTCAGGCGATATTCCTGGCGATCGAAATAGCTGGCGTCGACCGTGCCGGAAAACTCGTTCTTCGGCATCTGGGTCGTGATGTTGATGACGCCGGCCGAAGCGTTCTTGCCGAACAGCGTCCCCTGCGGGCCGCGCAGCACTTCCATCTGGGCGACGTCGACGAGGTCGTTGAACGCCTCGCCCGAGCGCGCGTAAACGACGCCGTCCACAACGGTCGACACCGACGGCTCGCCCGCGATCGAGAAGGTCGCGGTGCCGACGCCACGCAGGAAGATCGTCTGGTTGAGCGTGGTGCCCGACTTCAGGAAGTTGAGCGACGGAACGAGCTGCGCCGCGCTCTCGATGCTCGGACGCGCGGTGGTGGCAAGCGCCTGGCCCGACAGGACCGACACGGCCACGGGCACGCTCTGCAGATTTTCGGAGCGCTTTTGCGCGGTGACCACGATCTCGGCGACCGACTCTTCGGCTTCGGCCGGAGCCTGGGCAAATGCGGGCGCGGCATAGCCAACGGAAACAGCCGCCAAAGCCATGGCGGATGAGGCACGGAGCAACGATTTCACGGGTTTTCCTCCCCTTTTAGTCCGGGACTTTGCGCCCCGCTGCGAACGTTCCAGTAGCGGCTCACCTCTTTGGCATCACCGCTTGCGGCCCTTGTGTTGCGGCGGAAGCGACGATATGTCAAGCGGTGTCACACAAGACAGGCCAAGCTGCGGCATTTCTGCAACAAGGCCTGCGACCAGAGGATTTACTAGCCTTGAAACTCGAATTCGCTTTGAATTCTGACGGTTTCGACCTCCTTTTCGGGGGCAGATTGCTGCTGCGGCACGGTCCCGCCTGTCCAGCGCTTGCCATGGCGCGCGGCAACCCCGCGATCGAAATGTATCGTGGCAATTTCCGCATCGAGGATAGCCCGGAAAGCACGATCTCACCCATCGCCTTCACGATCGAAGGACAGAGTATCACCCTGTTCGACGGGGATGTGGCTGCCGCCACATTGTCGATCGACGGCAATCGTCTCGCCATTTCCGCCCTGCTGCCGGGCCATGACCGGCTGACCCTCTCCTTCTTTGCCGAGCCGGGCGAATGCGTCTGGGGCGGTGGCGAACAGATGAGCTATGTCGCGCTCAACGGGCGACGCTTTCCGATCTGGACCAGCGAACCCGGCGTCGGCCGCGACAAGAGCACCGAGCTGACCCGCATCATGGACGAGCAGGCCATGGCGGGCGGCGATTATTGGAACAGCAATTATCCGCAGCCGACCTTCCTGACCTCGCGCTGGATCGCGACCCATCTCGACGAGAGCTGCTACAGCGTGCTCGACTTCAGAGATCCGGCGGAGCATCGCGTCGAAGTCTGGAAGGACAACGCAGGCTTCGAGTTCTTTGCGGCCGACGGC encodes the following:
- a CDS encoding TonB-dependent receptor, which gives rise to MKSLLRASSAMALAAVSVGYAAPAFAQAPAEAEESVAEIVVTAQKRSENLQSVPVAVSVLSGQALATTARPSIESAAQLVPSLNFLKSGTTLNQTIFLRGVGTATFSIAGEPSVSTVVDGVVYARSGEAFNDLVDVAQMEVLRGPQGTLFGKNASAGVINITTQMPKNEFSGTVDASYFDRQEYRLKGSVNVPLGEDLAARFTGFYGEYDGNIRNLTTGNHVNGYKHRGVRGQVLYNPSDALRIYIAADYYKNDDDCCAEVIGTGPLTGAGAPSTSLAFNALPTPRGANTREIRQDLVTSTKEEGWGVSGQVDLEVGTHTLTSITAYRSWDNTEIRDGDWLDRAYVGFNQLHDSGPQTSHTFTQEFRLASPTDQTVSYVLGTFYSNAKSRRIFRRDDIVCTAAAGAPTNVLIPCGSANANPSTFPTGVADFGSTFLNYAAFGQATWNISEDLRLVGGLRYSYDKLKVFHSRNTTLAGPGIQPSFPTTATGTGQPATVFRAKTDNDDLSGKASVQYDISRRIMAYGSYTRGYKGPAYNVFFNLTATGTNSIAPETSDAFEAGLKNTLFNGRMTLNIAGFYAKYKNFQANNPDLVAGVVVTRFTNAGTVSTRGFEADLNWFPVDDLTISGGIAYTDAKVDRFRVAPGAAATAVIPAGSSLAYAPKWKGSLSADYRWRTGGAFDVFFGAQGNYQTKQLSIFTPNVVQTRLGTIPSYGLVNVKLGVGDADERYRLTFQVRNLFDKSYIAAIQSGGPGGSYRYQIPRDADRYWGLTGTANF